The genomic region TCACGCACGTGGACGACCAGCAGCTCGACGAGGCGGGCGAACAGATCGTGGCGCAGATTTCCACGGAATCCGTCCCGGTGGCGCAGATCCGCTCGGTGGTCCTGAGCTACATGTACGCCCAGCCCCAGAACTACAAGCCTTCGGACCCCGTCCGCGAGGTCACCCTGTCCATCGCCTGGTCCGGCGGCCAGCGCCTGGACGTGGGTCCGGCCAGCTGCGGCGACCCGCAGTGCGAGGCCGACCACGGCTACAGCGGCACCATCGCCCAGGAAGACATCGTCCTGCGCATCAGCGCCGAAGCGGACGGCCTGCAGGCGGTCCAGGATGCCAAGCTTTTTGCCCGTGCCCTGCGAGCGGTGAACACCGGATCCCCCGCCCCGGTGCGGCATGCGCCGTCCGCGACCCACCCGCGTCCCCGCATGGGGGTTTTTGCCAACCGGCTCAGCCGCGGGCACAAGCGCTGAGATGCGGGAGCAGGAAAACCATACTTCAGACTCCGCAACACGTACGACGCAAACCCGGCCTGCCGTAAGCGGCTTGCCGGCTGCACCGGCCTACGGCCGCCGCTCCGTGGCCGAGGTGCTGGGCAGCGCGGCAGCCAGCCTAGGTGTACCGGGCTTCGAGAACGTGCTGGACCTTCCGCAGGCCAAGCGCGTATGCGTGGTCCTGGCCGACGGGCTGGGACGCAGCCTGCTTAAGCAGAAGACCGCGCACACTCCCTTCCTCCGGGGCGTCCTGCAGCAGGGCCAGGGGGCTGTGCCCGTATGGCTGGATGCCGCCTTCCCTTCAACCACCGCAGCCTCCCTCGCCAGCCTCGGCACCGGACTCGCGCCCGGCCAGCACGGACTGGTGGGCTATGACGTCCTGGATCCGGCCCAGGACAAGGTGGTCAACATGCTGGGCAACTGGGATGCCGCCGTGGACCCGCAG from Arthrobacter globiformis harbors:
- a CDS encoding DUF5998 family protein is translated as MSSQPPTSKPQAPDHSPQAFQHGSHNHSVQGQSLDGALQQAGFYPLLVADVVDDALGGRDCLAHLVHLETHFDRAEVRRHITVLVLTEDMLVITHVDDQQLDEAGEQIVAQISTESVPVAQIRSVVLSYMYAQPQNYKPSDPVREVTLSIAWSGGQRLDVGPASCGDPQCEADHGYSGTIAQEDIVLRISAEADGLQAVQDAKLFARALRAVNTGSPAPVRHAPSATHPRPRMGVFANRLSRGHKR